In Amycolatopsis methanolica 239, a single genomic region encodes these proteins:
- a CDS encoding CGNR zinc finger domain-containing protein: MAYSRPAAPDDLRPLEVFGNSARFLHGEDHFGTPWSARSWLAEHELGELTLDERDLARLARFRETLRDHLDGVDVAAELNEFAAATVGGPRWPGPALAPAGEGVDGLIARLLDVLFRAEVTGRARRLKPCRAPECRWLFYDRSPAGNSVWCSMDICGARHKMRAYRSRA, translated from the coding sequence ATGGCCTACTCGCGCCCCGCCGCGCCGGACGATCTGCGTCCGCTCGAGGTGTTCGGCAACTCGGCGCGCTTCCTCCACGGCGAGGATCACTTCGGCACGCCCTGGTCGGCCCGCAGTTGGCTGGCCGAGCACGAACTGGGTGAGCTGACGCTGGACGAGCGGGATCTGGCGCGGCTGGCCCGGTTCCGCGAGACGCTGCGCGACCACCTGGACGGCGTGGACGTCGCCGCCGAGCTGAACGAGTTCGCGGCCGCGACGGTCGGCGGTCCGCGCTGGCCGGGCCCCGCGCTGGCCCCGGCGGGCGAGGGCGTTGACGGCCTCATCGCGCGGCTGCTCGACGTGCTGTTCCGCGCCGAGGTGACCGGCCGTGCACGGCGGCTGAAGCCGTGCCGCGCGCCGGAGTGCCGGTGGCTGTTCTACGACCGCTCCCCAGCCGGCAACAGCGTCTGGTGCAGCATGGACATCTGCGGGGCGCGGCACAAGATGCGGGCCTACCGGTCCCGCGCCTGA
- a CDS encoding class I SAM-dependent methyltransferase, with protein sequence MANEDEARDWNGDTGRYWAGHAEHYDAMLAHLTPHLLDAARIEPGERVLDIGCGCGTTTLLAAGRGAAVLGADLSGPMLAVARERAAGLDGVRFEQADVQVHDFGAGSFDVALSRFGVMFFDDPLAAFTNVTRALRPGGRLAFLCWQDLRENEHRVLALDAIAPHVDTTGAAPPGPGPFSFARPGYLRELLTGAGLTGIAVDEVRAPVRLGADAAAAADFLRHGAMLRAIFERYPAETVERAVAALTEALVPHETPDGVLLGAATWLVTARRP encoded by the coding sequence ATGGCGAACGAGGACGAGGCACGCGACTGGAACGGCGACACCGGCCGCTATTGGGCCGGCCACGCCGAGCACTACGACGCGATGCTCGCGCACCTGACCCCGCACCTCCTCGACGCCGCCCGCATCGAGCCGGGCGAGCGGGTCCTCGACATCGGCTGCGGCTGCGGCACCACGACGCTGCTCGCGGCCGGGCGGGGCGCGGCCGTCCTCGGCGCGGACCTGTCCGGCCCGATGCTCGCCGTGGCGCGGGAGCGCGCCGCCGGGCTCGACGGGGTGCGGTTCGAGCAGGCCGACGTGCAGGTCCACGACTTCGGCGCGGGCTCGTTCGACGTCGCGCTCAGCCGGTTCGGCGTGATGTTCTTCGACGACCCGCTCGCCGCCTTCACCAACGTCACGCGGGCGCTGCGGCCGGGCGGGCGGCTGGCGTTCCTGTGCTGGCAGGACCTGCGCGAGAACGAGCACCGGGTGCTGGCGCTGGACGCGATCGCCCCGCACGTCGACACGACCGGCGCCGCCCCGCCCGGCCCCGGACCGTTCTCGTTCGCCCGGCCGGGCTACCTGCGCGAGCTGCTGACCGGTGCGGGGCTGACCGGCATCGCCGTGGACGAGGTCCGGGCGCCGGTCCGGCTCGGCGCCGACGCGGCGGCAGCGGCCGACTTCCTGCGCCACGGCGCGATGCTGCGGGCGATCTTCGAGCGCTACCCGGCGGAGACGGTCGAGCGGGCGGTCGCCGCGCTGACCGAGGCGCTCGTCCCGCACGAGACGCCCGACGGTGTGCTGCTCGGCGCGGCCACCTGGCTTGTCACCGCGCGCCGGCCCTGA
- a CDS encoding DoxX family protein — MNVVLWICQGLLAALFLVSGSLKSTQSKQRMLDTGQTGVVFFPLPVIRVVAAAELAAVLGLVLPGATGIAPVLTPAAAIGLAVVMTGAAISHAKLGEYRTSALNLLVLAVCVFVAVGRLAG; from the coding sequence GTGAACGTCGTGTTGTGGATCTGCCAGGGGCTGCTCGCGGCGCTGTTCCTGGTGTCCGGATCGCTCAAGTCCACCCAGTCGAAGCAGCGGATGCTCGACACCGGCCAGACCGGGGTGGTGTTCTTCCCGCTGCCCGTCATCCGGGTGGTCGCCGCCGCGGAACTGGCCGCGGTGCTCGGGCTGGTCCTGCCCGGGGCGACCGGCATCGCGCCCGTGCTCACCCCGGCCGCCGCGATCGGGCTCGCCGTCGTGATGACCGGGGCGGCGATCAGCCACGCGAAGCTGGGCGAGTACCGCACGAGCGCCCTCAACCTGCTGGTGCTGGCGGTCTGCGTGTTCGTGGCGGTGGGGCGGCTGGCGGGGTAG